The Pelmatolapia mariae isolate MD_Pm_ZW linkage group LG10_11, Pm_UMD_F_2, whole genome shotgun sequence genome includes a region encoding these proteins:
- the LOC134637766 gene encoding dapper homolog 1-like: protein MSFQDLRDSFETFSQHMKTGRSRNKERLQASLAGLCELELLKQRQESRVLYALGIKDPSSTGGPAWGALCSELCAMDAPKGKESSGLILHHSSLQFTPWGLSTSLEEQVAELKVDCEVKSSDSTNLDASQLISGKARVAKQNGSSEMNCYPVTSCSLSAPEGSGEKEKKKPYMSTLTRHAIVTGALGKLKEVDPSLYDYQQTQKVETYIFGVIQRRTLPTRPSKPRTSLAHDARVVNVVRQSSLCQKDEQHLPKQESAQEIIAPSQWSEGIASEAGHNLDQEQYLRIGPTEDPPLPYHLQQKGLYTKPRQASMTLLDYPPCKDVQPDSSTTEPDLSQHLPKYQSPPAAAAKSTQPSSPEDHLVSAEYIPGQPCRTSNRAYAHHHTNHHKGPGVSKSNRCAYSPERLYHQEQQPMAFHIQPPRYRGGPKKCRSNEDRSGASRKPGKKACRSQSENSLQRFPERKFNTVERDGSGSGNAGRGSRGNQPRSKKQQQSSGSYRRSLSTLELSQDEADQPPVTIPVQSNQNCCLRRTRKPRPTHASYAYPTTSHHFHHHQHMEFQLERDQTQLCQATDDYSHAGQVESESSMSEADSPDSSSLSSDSDESGGLVWPQQLPPRLSLPSTLAPSGAPLQPKAFVKIKASHALKKKILRFRTGSLKVMTTV from the exons ATGTCTTTCCAAGACCTTCGAGACTCTTTTGAAACGTTCTCGCAACACATGAAAACGGGGCGCAGTCGGAATAAAGAGCGATTGCAAGCCAGCCTGGCCGGGTTATGTGAGCTTGAGCTTCTCAAACAGAGACAGGAAAGCAGGGTGCTGTACGCTCTTGGGATCAAGGACCCTTCGTCAACCGGGGGCCCGGCTTGGGGAGCTCTATGCTCGGAACTTTGTGCTATGGACGCACCGAAAGGGAAGGAAAGCTCTGGTCTCATTCTCCACCAT AGCAGTCTGCAGTTTACTCCCTGGGGTTTAAGCACATCTTTAGAAGAGcaggtggcagagctgaaggTGGACTGTGAAGTCAAATCATCAGATTCCACTAATCTGGATGCCAGCCAACTCATTTCAG ggAAAGCCCGTGTAGCCAAGCAAAATGGATCTTCTGAAATGAATTGCTACCCCGTGACCTCATGTTCCCTCTCAGCCCCCGAGGGGAGtggtgagaaagagaaaaaaaaaccatataTGTCCACCCTGACAAGACATGCCATCGTTACCGGTGCTTTAGGGAAATTGAAAGAAGTTGACCCCAGTCTGTATGATTATCAACAAACCCAAAAGGTTGAGACTTACATATTTGGAGTGATTCAACGACGAACTCTACCCACACGGCCCTCAAAGCCTCGTACGAGCCTGGCACATGATGCCCGAGTTGTTAATGTGGTAAGGCAGAGTAGTTTGTGCCAAAAGGATGAGCAACATTTACCAAAACAGGAGTCGGCTCAAGAGATCATTGCACCCTCCCAGTGGTCAGAAGGAATTGCTTCAGAGGCTGGCCATAACCTAGATCAGGAGCAATACCTTAGGATAGGGCCTACTGAAGATCCACCACTCCCATATCATCTCCAGCAAAAGGGGCTTTATACCAAACCCAGGCAAGCCTCCATGACGCTGCTTGACTATCCACCTTGTAAAGATGTCCAACCAGACTCCAGCACTACTGAGCCTGACTTATCCCAACATCTCCCCAAGTACCAGTcccctccagcagcagcagcaaagtcTACTCAACCATCTTCTCCCGAAGATCATCTGGTCAGTGCAGAGTATATTCCAGGTCAACCTTGTCGGACCTCCAACCGAGCTTATGCACATCACCACACCAACCACCACAAAGGTCCTGGGGTGTCCAAATCCAACCGATGTGCATATTCTCCAGAAAGACTCTATCATCAGGAGCAGCAACCCATGGCTTTTCATATCCAACCCCCAAGGTACAGAGGAGGCCCAAAGAAATGTCGATCAAATGAAGACAGAAGTGGTGCCAGCAGAAAGCCAGGGAAGAAGGCGtgcaggtctcagtcagagaaTAGCTTACAAAGGTTTCCAGAGCGCAAGTTTAATACAGTCGAGAGGGATGGTAGTGGAAGTGGGAACGCTGGAAGGGGAAGCCGCGGTAATCAACCCAGAAGCAAAAAGCAGCAACAAAGTAGCGGCAGCTACAGGCGCTCGCTGTCCACTTTGGAGCTCAGCCAAGATGAAGCTGATCAGCCACCTGTGACAATACCTGTGCAAAGCAACCAAAACTGCTGTCTTAGGCGCACACGTAAACCCCGTCCTACACACGCATCATATGCTTACCCCACAACCTCGCACCATTTCCACCATCATCAGCACATGGAGTTTCAGTTGGAAAGGGACCAAACGCAACTGTGTCAGGCCACCGATGATTATTCTCACGCAGGTCAGGTAGAGTCTGAGTCGAGCATGAGTGAGGCTGACTCTCCAGATTCCAGCTCATTGTCCAGTGATTCAGATGAAAGTGGTGGTCTGGTTTGGCCACAGCAATTACCCCCAAGACTTTCCCTCCCATCAACACTTGCTCCATCTGGAGCACCTCTGCAGCCTAAGGCTTTTGTCAAGATAAAGGCCTCACATGCACTTAAAAAGAAGATCTTGCGCTTCCGTACTGGTTCACTGAAAGTAATGACCACTGTATGA